From the genome of Haladaptatus paucihalophilus DX253, one region includes:
- a CDS encoding glycoside hydrolase family 68 protein — translation MKTAAGLGVASLGLSSISGSVAAVETGSTDQWTRSEAEQIELTDATTAPVISDNPNSISDQYWIWDTWPLRTRDGSIVKIDGWQIVFSLTAPNDLVPGARHNAATIRYFYSRNGKNWKEGGEVFDAPLGHHQWAGSAMYDQTEEQIYHFYTAVSPEPEFRQRPAVGIGASIETGPKGVELTGDQEHAIMGTPDGEMYQTLEQSREQGIVYAFRDPWYFKHPETGEDLVVFEANTPTGSKDPSDPKSFNGNIGVMRATNDELTEWELLPPVMEAIGTNQQLERPHFVFNEGKWYLFTISHKFTFAPGLSGPDALYGFVGDSLYGDYEPLNDSGLVIANPEEAPFQAYSWLAMPQGDNILVESFENFRGLDDTSRGSISLDEVGYLPPEEQKELFGGTLAPSLKVQLNGTETKIVAELNDGHFLPSVGQSG, via the coding sequence ATGAAAACAGCCGCAGGCCTTGGTGTCGCCAGTCTAGGTCTCTCATCGATAAGTGGCTCAGTGGCTGCCGTTGAAACAGGCAGTACCGATCAATGGACACGCTCAGAAGCAGAGCAAATCGAGCTGACTGATGCTACCACTGCACCGGTGATCAGTGACAATCCAAACTCAATCTCCGATCAGTATTGGATCTGGGACACGTGGCCGCTCCGGACTCGTGATGGGTCTATTGTGAAAATTGATGGGTGGCAAATCGTCTTCTCACTCACAGCACCCAACGACCTCGTTCCAGGTGCCCGCCACAATGCAGCGACTATCCGGTACTTTTACTCGCGGAACGGTAAGAATTGGAAAGAAGGAGGTGAGGTATTCGATGCTCCACTCGGTCATCATCAATGGGCCGGCTCTGCGATGTATGATCAGACCGAAGAGCAGATTTATCACTTTTACACGGCTGTCAGTCCCGAACCGGAGTTCCGACAGCGACCCGCAGTGGGCATCGGTGCTTCGATCGAAACGGGTCCGAAGGGCGTCGAACTAACTGGCGACCAAGAGCACGCCATCATGGGTACGCCCGACGGTGAGATGTACCAGACTCTCGAGCAGTCTCGGGAGCAAGGTATCGTCTATGCGTTCCGTGACCCGTGGTATTTCAAGCATCCCGAAACGGGTGAAGACCTTGTCGTATTCGAGGCGAACACGCCAACTGGAAGTAAGGATCCAAGCGACCCGAAAAGTTTCAACGGAAACATCGGCGTCATGCGAGCGACGAATGACGAGTTGACCGAGTGGGAACTATTGCCGCCGGTAATGGAAGCAATCGGGACTAACCAACAGCTTGAGCGTCCTCACTTCGTGTTTAACGAGGGCAAGTGGTATCTGTTCACCATCAGCCATAAGTTCACGTTTGCGCCCGGTCTGAGCGGTCCTGATGCCCTGTACGGATTTGTGGGCGATTCCCTGTATGGTGACTACGAACCGCTCAACGATAGTGGATTAGTTATTGCAAATCCCGAAGAAGCACCATTCCAAGCGTATTCGTGGCTTGCGATGCCCCAAGGAGACAACATCTTGGTCGAAAGCTTCGAGAACTTCCGTGGCCTCGACGATACGTCTCGCGGTTCGATCAGCCTCGACGAGGTGGGTTATCTTCCACCAGAAGAGCAAAAAGAACTCTTTGGTGGAACGCTTGCTCCCAGTCTGAAGGTCCAACTCAACGGTACAGAAACAAAGATTGTCGCCGAGCTCAACGACGGTCACTTTTTGCCGTCAGTCGGTCAATCAGGCTGA
- a CDS encoding TrmB family transcriptional regulator gives MSGYGESKDEMLREELGEFGFSNKEIDVYLTLLERGEATTGTISEDADVTQQAVYSITDRLEDRGLVRVNDHASPKTIRAIPPDESMATLAGRIDSITPVLEERFNDTEPQTPELKMVKSQKTAIKRLRDAISKAQREVIVAIPEHIYPEIESELKDAVERDLLVFLLVQDVDNLEEARNRYRGAADVVRCWSENVLFLFATDSQSRKHRTTQSVLIGDAQLLSGTHDRGDGVAVSEQHLAGSVRGMFFSAYWLAGEEVFVTEPDSFPKTFEWFWQAVLHARLHQKSGVDLWADIETTDGQTISGTVSQIRQALIEPPTNEHTLETSLYIETDAGEVSVGGQNTILEDYEATSVTLRPD, from the coding sequence ATGTCTGGGTACGGTGAGTCAAAAGACGAGATGCTTAGAGAAGAGCTGGGTGAGTTCGGATTTTCAAATAAAGAGATCGATGTCTATCTCACTCTGCTAGAGCGAGGCGAAGCAACCACGGGTACCATTTCAGAAGACGCTGACGTCACACAGCAAGCAGTATACTCCATCACTGATCGATTGGAAGACCGTGGATTAGTTCGTGTTAACGATCACGCGTCACCGAAGACAATTCGTGCCATACCACCAGATGAATCGATGGCAACTCTCGCAGGTCGGATAGATTCGATAACACCGGTTCTCGAAGAGCGGTTTAACGACACAGAACCCCAGACTCCCGAGCTGAAGATGGTAAAGTCGCAAAAAACCGCAATCAAACGACTGCGAGATGCCATCTCGAAAGCCCAAAGAGAAGTCATCGTTGCAATTCCCGAACATATTTACCCAGAGATTGAATCAGAGCTAAAAGATGCGGTCGAGCGAGACCTCCTTGTATTCCTTCTCGTCCAAGACGTGGATAATCTTGAGGAAGCACGAAATCGGTATAGAGGTGCCGCGGATGTTGTTCGTTGTTGGAGCGAAAATGTCCTATTCCTGTTTGCTACGGATAGCCAGTCAAGAAAACATCGGACGACTCAGTCAGTTTTGATAGGCGATGCTCAATTATTGTCTGGAACTCACGATCGCGGCGACGGTGTCGCAGTCTCGGAACAACACTTAGCAGGTTCTGTTCGGGGAATGTTCTTTAGCGCCTATTGGCTGGCAGGAGAGGAAGTCTTCGTCACTGAACCAGATTCGTTCCCGAAAACGTTCGAGTGGTTTTGGCAGGCCGTCCTTCATGCACGACTGCATCAGAAGTCAGGGGTGGACCTCTGGGCGGATATCGAAACGACCGATGGACAGACGATCTCCGGGACAGTGAGCCAAATCCGTCAGGCACTCATCGAACCACCGACGAACGAACATACATTGGAAACAAGTCTCTACATTGAGACAGATGCAGGCGAGGTAAGTGTTGGGGGACAAAATACGATTTTGGAAGATTACGAAGCGACGTCGGTCACTCTTCGACCTGATTAA
- a CDS encoding MarR family transcriptional regulator yields the protein MSTIVTVVNEEFSPSENQEVVLQVFKDEQRVNPLRIRDVTGLEKQRVNDALGSLVDAGWIRRVNRGLYEFVEDPRE from the coding sequence ATGAGTACTATAGTAACTGTGGTTAATGAAGAGTTTAGCCCCTCCGAGAATCAGGAGGTTGTTCTGCAAGTCTTCAAAGACGAACAGCGGGTTAACCCACTTCGAATAAGAGATGTTACAGGTCTAGAAAAACAGCGCGTTAACGATGCACTTGGAAGTCTGGTCGATGCAGGCTGGATTCGACGTGTGAATCGAGGTCTTTACGAATTTGTAGAAGACCCTCGGGAATAG
- the cas2 gene encoding CRISPR-associated endonuclease Cas2: MVYIVVVYDMQADRTRLMLNFLRKYLTHVQNSVFEGEVTEGDLETIQNKTRETLKSDESAIIYRMSSEKYVDRMVVGEDPTDDARFL, translated from the coding sequence ATGGTTTACATCGTTGTTGTCTACGATATGCAGGCAGATCGGACACGTCTCATGCTAAACTTCCTCCGGAAGTACCTCACGCACGTCCAAAACTCCGTTTTCGAGGGAGAAGTAACAGAAGGCGACCTCGAGACGATTCAGAACAAGACACGTGAAACACTCAAGTCCGACGAGTCAGCGATCATCTACCGAATGAGCTCGGAGAAGTACGTTGATCGAATGGTTGTCGGTGAGGACCCCACCGACGACGCACGGTTTCTTTAA
- the cas1b gene encoding type I-B CRISPR-associated endonuclease Cas1b has product MDRNYHIFSDGCLERHNDTVRLVTLDGEKKYLPIEKAEAVYLHGQIDYNTRLVSFLNKHGVALHIFGWNDYYAGSVMPKRGQTSGRTLVEQVRAYDDPGHRVDLARKFVAGSIHNMRSNVSYYNRRGHDFDSILTTLADTRDRLAETTDVAETMGVEATARRAYYSTFDAILPDGFVFDGRRYNPPDNETNSLISFANSLVYANVVSAIRATALDPAVSYLHEPGERRYSLALDIADLFKPLLADRVIFRLLNRNQLTTDDFETDLNSCLLTESGRQTFSKAFEESLEETVEHPRLDRNVSYQYLLRIEAYKLKKHLLTGEAYISFKRWW; this is encoded by the coding sequence ATGGACAGGAATTACCACATTTTCAGCGATGGATGTCTCGAACGGCACAACGATACTGTGCGACTCGTCACGCTCGACGGCGAGAAGAAATATCTCCCAATCGAGAAGGCAGAAGCCGTCTACTTGCACGGCCAAATCGATTACAACACGCGGTTAGTTTCGTTCCTCAACAAACACGGCGTTGCACTCCATATCTTTGGTTGGAACGACTACTATGCAGGATCAGTCATGCCAAAGCGCGGTCAGACGTCCGGTCGCACGTTAGTTGAGCAGGTACGAGCATACGATGATCCGGGTCATCGCGTTGATTTAGCGCGGAAATTCGTTGCCGGTAGTATTCACAATATGCGGTCAAACGTTTCGTACTACAATCGACGTGGGCACGATTTTGATAGCATTCTAACCACGCTTGCAGACACACGCGACCGCCTTGCGGAAACAACCGACGTGGCGGAGACGATGGGCGTCGAAGCAACGGCACGGCGCGCCTATTACTCGACGTTCGACGCCATTCTCCCCGATGGATTCGTTTTCGACGGTCGTCGCTACAATCCACCGGATAACGAGACGAACAGCCTCATTTCGTTCGCCAATTCGCTCGTCTACGCGAACGTCGTCTCAGCGATCCGTGCGACCGCACTCGACCCTGCGGTGAGCTACCTCCACGAACCCGGTGAACGGCGGTACTCACTCGCCCTCGATATCGCCGACCTGTTCAAACCCCTTCTCGCCGACCGTGTTATCTTCCGGCTTCTCAATCGAAATCAGCTTACGACAGACGATTTTGAGACCGATCTCAACTCATGTTTACTGACCGAATCAGGTCGGCAAACGTTCTCGAAAGCGTTCGAAGAGTCGTTAGAGGAAACGGTCGAACATCCACGATTGGATCGAAACGTGAGCTACCAGTACTTGCTTCGCATAGAAGCGTACAAACTCAAGAAACACTTGCTCACTGGCGAAGCCTACATCTCGTTCAAACGGTGGTGGTGA
- the cas4 gene encoding CRISPR-associated protein Cas4 has translation MSAPDPVELLLQTARDDASPEEFRVTGVMMQYYVVCKRELWFHSRHVEIDRGNAAVVRGTNVDETAYADKRKHVSIDGTIAIDVLDDGRVMEVKPSSALVEPAKLQLLYYLWYLKHVVGVEKSGVLAHPTERKREDVELGEEESERVENAIRGVYDVVTSDSPPSATEKPVCDSCAYHDFCWSC, from the coding sequence ATGAGCGCTCCCGACCCTGTCGAACTGCTCCTGCAAACTGCTCGGGACGATGCATCTCCCGAGGAGTTCCGAGTAACTGGCGTGATGATGCAGTACTACGTCGTCTGTAAGCGAGAGCTCTGGTTCCATAGTCGACACGTCGAAATTGACCGTGGAAACGCAGCAGTCGTTCGCGGAACGAACGTCGATGAGACGGCGTACGCGGACAAGCGCAAACACGTTTCAATCGATGGGACCATCGCTATCGACGTGCTGGACGACGGGCGCGTGATGGAGGTTAAACCGTCGTCGGCACTTGTTGAACCTGCCAAACTCCAGTTACTCTACTATCTCTGGTATCTGAAACACGTCGTCGGTGTCGAGAAATCGGGAGTTCTCGCCCATCCCACGGAGCGAAAACGCGAAGACGTGGAACTAGGTGAAGAAGAATCGGAACGAGTCGAGAACGCGATTCGCGGCGTGTACGATGTCGTCACGAGCGATTCGCCACCGTCTGCGACCGAGAAACCAGTCTGCGATTCGTGTGCGTATCACGACTTTTGTTGGAGCTGTTAA
- a CDS encoding CRISPR-associated endonuclease Cas3'', with amino-acid sequence MAPDVEVRNSHPAGDGHSAVHLLHHLHDVRDRVEWIVPEEAATPSGESLVDVVKKLALVHDFGKATTWFQQYIDDSQRNPPPQNRYHSPLGAFAAYFVLRESGYSTQTCLAGFVAVAKHHGRLPQIATFVHNKSNQFDGTNRLDSIAEKVDDIDRNAPKLARRVFEEATETDDSWGTFVQSCTGARTGKQLFQEVANHVTDALGGTRINPEFVTPDFYGLVLECWGSLVLADKTSAAGAPERESVYEPTAPELETLDTYIGDIESDANADRKGSRSERLDYYRSKARTDILESVPEFVESKTNVATITLPTGMGKTLSGLSAALAIRDETDSDRVVYALPFTSIIDQVAEETRNVFGTDGTDGLLAVHHHLAETQFNPKDDADEDGGYDAADLNDDVAGMLGESWRSGLTVTTFVQLFESLAGPRNTQSMKLPALRDSVIVLDEPQSLPLDWWKLVPRLVNVLTDQYDATVIAMTATQPKLFEESGNAMSLVSNMDEYFSVAERVRYRLHDSVEGFLAGDETPLDYEPAARELAVEIQEGTATLAICNTIDSARKLTEEVTERVETTDIAKQYFDVLQEGASNPLARTIAKICGSDKRPFVHLSTRLRPTDRLALVRIIKMLREEGVQVVAVTTQLVEAGVDFSFEAVYRDIAPIDSIVQAAGRCNRSFEQEYGDVTVWWLAEPDEQDCTPAVAVYDKGGETLLPVTAAALDEVRNDDGQLAEQDVSRQAVESYYERLHEDKDVGKAEYVEYVDTADAESLGRLSLIDSTRCIDVIICLTSDDVELVNDLEEAYDDYDYDAVKRLVDETKPLRVSIPIYDEDSEEFRQVTNLPPLGGQEEENDVRVLRPDSYEFEEYFDATTGFVVPDASVEDRFL; translated from the coding sequence ATGGCTCCCGACGTAGAGGTTCGGAACTCGCATCCAGCAGGGGACGGGCACTCGGCGGTTCATCTCCTTCATCATTTGCACGACGTTCGAGATCGGGTTGAGTGGATAGTTCCCGAGGAGGCGGCGACACCGAGCGGGGAGTCGCTCGTAGATGTGGTCAAAAAACTCGCACTTGTCCACGACTTTGGAAAGGCGACGACGTGGTTTCAGCAGTACATCGACGATAGTCAACGGAATCCCCCGCCACAGAATCGGTATCACTCGCCACTCGGTGCATTCGCCGCATATTTCGTTCTTCGGGAATCGGGGTATTCAACCCAAACTTGTCTCGCGGGGTTCGTCGCAGTCGCAAAGCACCACGGTCGGCTTCCCCAAATCGCCACATTTGTCCACAACAAATCAAATCAGTTCGACGGTACGAACCGACTTGACTCGATAGCGGAGAAAGTGGACGACATCGATCGAAACGCTCCGAAACTCGCGCGACGAGTCTTTGAGGAGGCAACCGAAACGGACGATTCGTGGGGGACGTTCGTCCAGTCGTGTACGGGAGCAAGGACGGGAAAACAGTTGTTCCAAGAGGTCGCAAACCACGTCACGGATGCGCTCGGCGGGACACGTATCAATCCAGAGTTCGTCACGCCCGACTTTTACGGACTCGTGCTGGAGTGTTGGGGGTCGCTGGTTCTCGCGGACAAGACGAGTGCTGCGGGCGCACCGGAACGAGAGTCGGTTTACGAGCCGACGGCACCCGAACTGGAAACGCTCGACACCTACATCGGTGACATTGAATCCGACGCAAACGCCGACAGAAAGGGGAGTCGGAGCGAACGACTTGACTACTATCGCTCCAAGGCTCGCACGGATATCCTCGAAAGCGTCCCCGAATTCGTGGAAAGCAAGACGAACGTAGCGACGATTACTCTGCCGACGGGAATGGGAAAAACGCTGTCGGGGCTGAGTGCCGCGCTCGCAATTCGTGATGAAACTGACAGTGACCGAGTGGTCTATGCACTACCGTTTACGAGCATCATCGACCAAGTCGCGGAAGAAACACGAAACGTGTTCGGAACGGACGGAACTGATGGCCTCCTCGCGGTTCACCACCATCTCGCGGAAACTCAATTTAACCCAAAAGACGATGCTGACGAGGATGGTGGCTACGACGCGGCTGATTTGAATGACGACGTTGCCGGAATGCTTGGTGAAAGCTGGCGTTCGGGACTCACGGTGACAACGTTTGTCCAACTATTCGAAAGTCTCGCTGGGCCACGAAACACCCAGTCGATGAAACTTCCGGCACTTCGTGACAGTGTTATCGTCCTCGACGAACCCCAATCATTGCCACTCGACTGGTGGAAACTCGTCCCACGATTGGTCAATGTACTCACTGATCAATATGATGCGACTGTGATTGCGATGACAGCGACGCAGCCGAAACTGTTTGAGGAATCTGGAAACGCCATGTCGCTGGTCAGTAACATGGACGAATATTTCTCGGTTGCCGAGCGCGTTCGGTACCGACTTCACGATTCTGTCGAGGGGTTTCTTGCCGGAGATGAGACGCCACTCGATTACGAACCTGCGGCCCGTGAACTCGCAGTCGAAATTCAGGAAGGGACTGCAACGCTCGCAATCTGCAACACTATCGACAGCGCGCGAAAGTTAACCGAGGAAGTCACCGAGCGCGTAGAAACGACCGATATTGCAAAGCAGTATTTCGACGTGCTCCAAGAGGGGGCGTCGAATCCACTCGCGCGAACCATTGCGAAGATCTGCGGTTCCGATAAGCGACCGTTCGTTCACCTCTCGACTCGTCTTCGGCCGACCGATAGGCTAGCTCTCGTTCGAATAATCAAGATGCTTCGTGAGGAAGGTGTGCAAGTCGTCGCAGTTACCACGCAACTTGTAGAGGCTGGTGTTGATTTCAGTTTCGAGGCGGTCTATCGAGACATTGCACCAATCGATAGTATCGTACAGGCCGCAGGTCGCTGTAATCGATCATTCGAACAAGAGTATGGCGACGTCACAGTATGGTGGCTTGCCGAACCGGACGAGCAAGATTGTACCCCAGCAGTGGCAGTCTACGACAAGGGAGGTGAGACCCTTCTCCCAGTTACTGCTGCGGCTTTGGATGAGGTGCGAAACGACGACGGCCAGTTGGCCGAACAAGACGTTTCTCGACAGGCTGTCGAGAGCTACTATGAGCGTCTTCACGAGGACAAAGATGTAGGGAAAGCGGAGTACGTTGAGTACGTCGATACCGCCGACGCAGAGTCACTCGGTCGGCTATCGCTCATCGATAGCACCCGATGTATCGACGTGATTATCTGTCTCACGAGCGACGATGTGGAACTCGTAAACGATCTCGAAGAGGCATACGACGACTACGATTACGACGCGGTCAAACGATTGGTGGACGAAACGAAACCACTTCGGGTGTCGATTCCGATTTACGACGAGGATTCGGAGGAGTTCAGACAGGTCACCAACCTCCCGCCGCTCGGAGGCCAAGAAGAGGAGAACGACGTTCGCGTGCTACGTCCTGACTCCTACGAATTCGAAGAATATTTCGATGCGACTACCGGATTCGTCGTTCCGGATGCGAGCGTAGAGGATCGGTTCCTATGA